In Drosophila simulans strain w501 chromosome X, Prin_Dsim_3.1, whole genome shotgun sequence, one DNA window encodes the following:
- the LOC6725085 gene encoding uncharacterized protein LOC6725085: MEHINRAQNLNGSARPALTSELAFNSVVPWNNEIFLSPPTHRRHGEAIQPGTDEMDFREAMGAMTRVCIGTSTFWCTSSLLQCHSNYFYRYICPVNCFREGIDLIAVGFRSAYTWMRRQERLDPFMQPDKLMTLLHTAVQLEMPALKALCYEQLCTDRFREESAFQVYLRALKYAQLEELRKLMLQRIGAAFLSVLGSDDFLRMPVEDVMTMLQQDALGVNTELEVLVAIIRWLSCQTKCIATAAPQLLGCLRFTLLPMAILQKLWLCAMTPPVPDEPFMNVVRSNIHIRERISCAITVAQVQQLHTRRRDFLAFCRSKCLLVDVPREWIYDEECPYHLPRPGAPYTQVVCAEVISKYAIEKAQQLTETVKRWPRRACTYLPPSDDLQTISELPEDKDDEQADIFAWLSAPELPEWPPLPEDGERYIIRHFRGIRLLLNEMVDDQHRTTDYWEELGRRIQNLEREGASMPGVITTGASRLIFPTAMTYAAQEAAQEERFRNMDSELRAKNLDTIDAYYFLHVCRMKLLVPPKANVSTENSTTEEHVRPMESFVLDTERMIEALPF, from the exons ATGGAACACATCAATCGCGCACAAAATCTGAATGGGAGCGCTCGTCCCGCGTTGACCAGCGAATTGGCCTTCAATAGCGTGGTGCCATGGAACAATGAGATCTTTCTCTCTCCACCCACCCATCGCCGCCACGGGGAGGCCATCCAGCCAGGCACCGATGAGATGGACTTCCGTGAGGCGATGGGTGCCATGACTCGCGTTTGCATTGGCACATCAACATTTTGGTGTACTTCTTCACTTTTGCAATGTCATAGCAACTATTTCTATCGCTATATTTGTCCG GTGAATTGCTTTCGCGAGGGCATCGACCTTATTGCCGTGGGCTTTCGATCTGCCTACACTTGGATGAGAAGGCAGGAGCGACTGGATCCATTCATGCAACCAGATAAGCTGATGACGCTCCTGCACACGGCCGTGCAGCTGGAGATGCCGGCACTGAAAGCGCTGTGCTATGAACAACTGTGCACCGATCGCTTCCGCGAGGAGTCCGCCTTTCAGGTTTACCTGAGGGCCTTGAAATATGCGCAACTCGAGGAGCTGCGCAAATTGATGCTGCAAAGGATCGGTGCTGCCTTTCTGTCTGTGCTGGGCAGTGATGATTTTCTGCGAATGCCCGTCGAGGATGTGATGACCATGCTGCAGCAGGACGCATTGGGCGTCAATACCGAATTGGAGGTGCTTGTGGCCATTATAAGGTGGCTGAGCTGTCAGACGAAGTGCATTGCAACGGCAGCGCCACAATTGCTGGGCTGCCTTCGGTTCACTCTCTTACCAATGGCCATTCTGCAAAAGCTTTGGCTCTGCGCCATGACACCACCGGTGCCCGACGAGCCCTTCATGAACGTGGTTCGTAGCAATATCCACATTCGTGAGAGGATCAGCTGTGCGATTACTGTGGCCCAAGTGCAGCAATTGCATACGCGTCGTCGCGACTTTCTCGCCTTCTGTCGCTCCAAGTGCTTACTCGTCGATGTGCCCAGGGAGTGGATATACGATGAGGAGTGCCCTTATCATCTGCCGAGGCCTGGTGCTCCCTACACCCAAGTAGTCTGCGCTGAAGTCATTTCGAAATACGCGATAGAAAAGGCTCAGCAGCTAACGGAAACCGTAAAGCGTTGGCCCCGGCGTGCTTGTACATACTTGCCGCCCTCCGATGATCTACAGACCATCAGTGAGCTGCCCGAGGACAAGGATGATGAGCAGGCGGATATATTCGCATGGCTTTCGGCGCCAGAATTGCCCGAATGGCCACCTCTGCCAGAGGATGGCGAACGTTACATTATTCGCCACTTCCGTGGCATACGATTACTACTGAACGAAATGGTGGACGACCAGCATAGAACTACTGACTACTGGGAGGAACTGGGCCGACGCATTCAGAATCTTGAGCGTGAAGGCGCATCAATGCCCGGGGTCATTACCACCGGTGCGTCGAGACTTATATTTCCCACGGCCATGACTTACGCAGCACAGGAAGCCGCTCAAGAAGAACGCTTTCGCAACATGGATTCCGAATTGCGCGCAAAGAACCTGGACACCATCGATGCGTATTACTTTCTGCATGTCTGCCGCATGAAGCTGTTGGTCCCGCCGAAAGCCAATGTTTCTACCGAGAATTCGACCACCGAGGAGCATGTGCGTCCCATGGAGAGCTTTGTGCTCGATACCGAGCGAATGATCGAAGCTCTACCCTTTtaa
- the LOC123327362 gene encoding uncharacterized protein LOC123327362 has product MLPAYTERMETSDFHPCPARRQSKTCLPVAVVRFLDFWAGFVAFRSDPMRCDAIRSGVCQSIFANWLRFVPGKVGKCQRAESQPGGGGGQTKTHGFSRLFCCISICIWTERDSPTNNYIPVYSTVVTGLKGR; this is encoded by the exons ATGCTTCCTGCATACACTGAAAGAATGGAG ACATCCGATTTTCATCCGTGTCCTGCTCGGCGCCAATCAAAAACTTGCCTGCCCGTTGCCGTTGTCCGATTCTTGGACTTTTGGGCTGGCTTTGTGGCCtttcgatccgatccgatgcgatgcgatgcgatccGCTCCGGTGTGTGTCAAAGCATATTTGCCAATTGGCTGCGCTTTGTGCCCGGCAAAGTCGGCAAATGCCAGCGGGCCGAAAGTCAGCCAGGCGGTGGTGGCGGGCAAACGAAAACGCATGG GTTTTCCAGGCTCTTCtgctgcatttcaatttgcatctGGACTGAGCGTGATTCCCCCACAAATAACTATATACCCGTATACAGTACAGTAGTTACTGGCTTAAAGGGACGCTAA
- the LOC6725084 gene encoding DNA repair endonuclease XPF: MDFIMSDSCAENAAKGTENELTEEVEATKLLETSADPATQEEEGVEEYLKRKNMVLLDYEKQMFLDLVEADGLLVCAKGLSYDRVVISILKAYSDSGNLVLVINSSDWEEQYYKSKIEPKYVHEVASTATERERVYLEGGLQFISTRILVVDLLKQRVPIELISGIIVLRAHTIIESCQEAFALRLFRQKNKTGFVKAFSSSPEAFTIGYSHVERTMRNLFVKHLYIWPRFHESVRAVLQPWKIQSIEMHVPISQNITSIQSHILEIMNFLVQEIKRINRTVDMEAVTVENCVTKTFHKILQAQLDCIWHQLNSQTKLIVADLKILRSLMISTMYHDAVSAYAFMKRYRSTEYALSNSGWTLLDAAEQIFKLSRQRVFNGQQEFEPEPCPKWQTLTDLLTKEVPGDMRRSRRSEQQPKVLILCQDARTCHQLKQYLTQGGPRFLLQQALQHEVPVGKLSDNYAKESQTRVAPPKNVSSNKELRREEVSGSQPPSACMDELAQLLSESETEGQHFEESYMLTMTQSVEVGPATIDIKPDPDVSIFETIPELEQFDVTAALASVPHQPYICLQTFKTEREGSMALEHMLEQLQPHYVVMYNMNVTAIRQLEVFEARRRLPPADRMKVYFLIHARTVEEQAYLTSLRREKAAFEFIIDTKSKMVIPKYQDGKTDEAFLLLKNYDDEPTDENAKSRQAGGQAPQAPKETPKVIVDMREFRSDLPCLIHKRGLEVLPLTITIGDYILTPEICVERKSISDLIGSLNSGRLYNQCVQMQRHYAKPILLIEFDQNKPFHLQGKFMLSQQTSMANADIVQKLQLLTLHFPKLRLIWSPSPYATAQLFEELKLGKPEPDPQTAAALGSDEPTAGEQLHFNSGIYDFLLRLPGVHTRNIHGLLRKGGSLRQLLLRSQKELEELLQSQESAKLLYDILHVAHLPEKDEVAGSTALLAASKQFGAGSHNRFRMAAAASRRGRR, translated from the exons ATGGATTTCATTATGTCCGATTCGTGTGCCGAGAACGCTGCCAAAGGGACGGAAAATGAGCTGACGGAGGAAGTGGAGGCCACCAAGCTGCTGGAGACCAGCGCCGACCCCGCCAcacaggaggaggagggtgtTGAGGAGTATTTGAAGCGCAAGAACATGGTCCTTCTCGACTATGAAAAGCAAATGTTCCTCGATTTGGTTGAAGCCGATGGTCTGCTGGTTTGCGCCAA GGGCCTGAGCTACGACCGCGTTGTAATCAGCATCCTTAAGGCCTACAGCGATTCCGGCAATCTTGTGCTTGTGATCAACAGTTCTGACTGGGAGGAGCAGTATTACAAGTCCAAAATCGAACCCAAATACGTCCACGAAGTGGCCAGCACGGCCACCGAAAG AGAGCGCGTTTATCTGGaaggcgggctgcagttcatCAGCACGCGCATCCTGGTGGTGGATCTGCTGAAGCAGCGAGTCCCCATCGAGCTGATAAGCGGAATCATTGTCCTGCGGGCGCACACCATAATCGAGAGTTGCCAGGAGGCGTTCGCCTTGCGATTGTTCCGTCAGAAGAACAAAACCGGATTCGTAAAGGCTTTCTCCAGCAGCCCGGAGGCCTTCACCATTGGCTACTCGCATGTGGAGCGGACCATGCGAAATCTGTTCGTAAAGCATTTGTATATCTGGCCCCGTTTCCATGAGAGCGTGCGCGCCGTCCTGCAGCCATGGAAGATACAATCAATCGAGATGCATGTTCCAATTAGCCAGAACATAACGTCCATTCAATCACACATTCTGGAAATAATGAACTTTCTCGTGCAGGAGATCAAGCGGATAAATCGTACTGTCGATATGGAGGCCGTTACCGTGGAGAACTGTGTGACCAAAACGTTCCACAAGATCCTGCAGGCGCAGCTGGATTGCATCTGGCATCAGCTTAATTCTCAAACAAAGTTGATAGTAGCGGATCTTAAGATTCTGCGCAGCTTAATGAT CTCCACCATGTACCACGATGCTGTGAGCGCCTATGCCTTTATGAAACGCTACCGGAGCACGGAGTACGCGTTGAGCAACTCAGGGTGGACTTTACTGGACGCCGCCGAACAGATTTTTAAACTATCCAGGCAGCGTGTTTTCAATGGTCAGCAGG AGTTCGAACCGGAACCCTGTCCGAAATGGCAAACTCTTACGGATCTGCTTACCAAGGAAGTACCCGGCGATATGCGGCGTAGTAGGCGATCGGAACAACAACCGAAAGTGCTGATCCTCTGCCAGGATGCACGGACATGTCATCAGTTGAAACAGTATCTCACGCAAGGTGGGCCACGTTTTCTGCTTCAGCAGGCATTGCAACATGAAGTGCCGGTGGGCAAACTCAGTGACAATTACGCCAAAGAGAGCCAAACTCGTGTAGCTCCGCCAAAGAATGTTTCCTCTAATAAGGAGCTGCGTAGGGAAGAGGTTTCTGGTTCTCAGCCACCTTCAGCTTGTATGGATGAACTGGCCCAGCTTTTGAGCGAATCGGAAACGGAGGGCCAGCACTTCGAAGAGAGTTACATGCTCACCATGACGCAGTCTGTGGAAGTCGGGCCAGCAACGATAGACATTAAACCCGATCCGGATGTGTCCATTTTCGAGACAATACCCGAACTAGAACAATTTGATGTCACTGCGGCACTGGCCTCTGTGCCACATCAGCCCTACATTTGCTTGCAGACCTTCAAAACGGAGAGGGAGGGCTCCATGGCACTGGAGCACATgctggagcaactgcagccgcACTATGTCGTCATGTACAACATGAATGTGACAGCCATTCGGCAATTGGAGGTTTTCGAGGCCAGGCGTCGCCTGCCGCCTGCAGATCGCATGAAGGTGTATTTCCTGATCCATGCACGCACAGTAGAGGAGCAAGCTTATCTGACCAGTTTGCGTCGAGAAAAGGCAGCCTTCGAGTTCATTATCGATACTAAAAGT AAAATGGTGATTCCAAAGTACCAGGATGGAAAGACCGATGAAgcgtttttgttattaaagaATTACGATGATGAGCCGACGGACGAGAACGCCAAGAGTCGCCAAGCGGGTGGGCAAGCTCCGCAGGCGCCCAAAGAGACGCCAAAAGTGATTGTGGATATGCGTGAGTTTCGCTCAGATCTGCCCTGTTTGATTCACAAGCGTGGTCTGGAAGTGCTGCCCTTGACCATTACGATTGGCGATTATATACTCACACCGGAGATTTGTGTGGAGCGAAAGTCCATTTCTGATTTGATTGGGTCTCTGAATTCGGGAAGATTGTATAACCAATGTGTGCAGATGCAGCGGCATTATGCCAAGCCCATCCTTCTGATCGAATTCGATCAGAATAAGCCCTTTCATCTCCAGGGCAAATTTATGTTATCGCAACAGACCAGCATGGCCAACGCAGATATTGTGCAGAAACTGCAACTTCTCACGTTGCATTTTCCCAAGCTGAGACTCATTTGGTCACCCAGTCCGTATGCCACTGCCCAGCTTTTCGAGGAGCTGAAGCTGGGTAAACCGGAACCGGATCCCCAAACGGCGGCCGCCTTGGGCAGCGACGAGCCAACGGCGGGTGAGCAATTGCATTTCAACAGCGGCATCTACGATTTCCTGCTACGGCTGCCCGGCGTTCACACGCGCAATATACACGGCCTACTCCGGAAGGGCGGCAGCCTGCGGCAATTGTTGCTGCGCAGCcagaaggagctggaggagctgctgcagtcGCAGGAGAGCGCCAAGCTGCTGTACGATATCCTGCATGTGGCCCATCTGCCGGAGAAGGACGAGGTCGCCGGCTCGACGGCGCTGCTGGCGGCTAGCAAGCAATTTGGCGCCGGATCGCACAATCGCTTCAGGATGGCGGCAGCCGCATCGAGAAGGGGTCGCCGGTGA
- the LOC6725083 gene encoding uncharacterized protein LOC6725083 yields MARYLYADHILEAFNVFRRPLNLDEVASYVAEMEAKAVDEVRLAVDNTLTAGWMHGFLAIEDGLFTLACGYWDETQPSGGKRGRRHTAKAMLRS; encoded by the coding sequence ATGGCGCGTTACCTGTACGCTGACCACATTTTGGAGGCCTTCAACGTATTCCGTCGCCCACTCAACCTGGACGAGGTGGCCTCGTATGTGGCCGAAATGGAGGCCAAGGCTGTTGACGAGGTGCGACTGGCGGTGGATAACACGCTGACCGCCGGCTGGATGCACGGATTCCTGGCCATAGAGGACGGTCTGTTCACGCTGGCCTGCGGCTACTGGGACGAGACGCAGCCGTCTGGCGGCAAGAGAGGGAGACGCCACACAGCGAAAGCAATGCTAAGGAGTTAA
- the LOC123327363 gene encoding DNA repair endonuclease XPF-like translates to MILLEYEKQTFLDLVEADGLLVCAKGLSYDRVVIRILKAYSDSGNLVVVINSSDWEEQYYKSKIEPKYVHEVASTGTEGLRSRNS, encoded by the exons ATGATCCTTCTCGAGTATGAAAAGCAAACGTTTCTCGATTTGGTTGAAGCCGATGGTCTGCTGGTTTGCGCCAA GGGCCTGAGCTACGACCGCGTTGTAATCCGCATCCTAAAGGCCTACAGCGATTCCGGCAATCTTGTAGTTGTGATCAACAGTTCTGACTGGGAGGAGCAGTATTACAAGTCCAAAATCGAACCCAAATACGTCCACGAAGTGGCCAGCACGGGCACCGAAGGTCTAAGGTCTCGCAAttcctaa